One Chitinophagales bacterium genomic window carries:
- the alkB1 gene encoding alkane 1-monooxygenase 1 produces MDLKPLRYTFVLSGLFFGIISLTGRGIWTYALPVYAFVIIPVLELLLPATGRNLTEEEEKKALNNPWYDYVLYAMVPLLYGFLLFGVFSLCEPGLSAGEIAGRVFSLGVAMVSIGINIGHELGHRQKALERFLAKMLLLPSLQLHFIIEHNRGHHKRVATGEDPATARYGEWLYSFWFRSWIGGYISAWKLEAERLRRKGLPAFSLRNEMIWFELIQAAWVIGLGLVAGWMIALYFVFAALIAKLLLETINYIEHYGLSRKKTQHGYERVLPVHSWNSNHWIGRVMLFELTRHSDHHYKASRKYQVLRHYEDVPQMPAGYPAMIVLALIPPLWMYIMHRQIRKVQAMHPAAVAA; encoded by the coding sequence ATGGATCTCAAGCCTTTGCGCTACACATTTGTGCTCAGTGGTCTGTTTTTCGGAATCATCTCGCTCACCGGTCGCGGAATCTGGACTTATGCTTTGCCTGTATATGCTTTTGTGATTATTCCGGTGCTGGAGTTGCTTTTACCCGCAACAGGACGCAATCTTACTGAAGAAGAGGAAAAGAAAGCCCTAAACAACCCGTGGTATGACTATGTGCTTTATGCTATGGTGCCGCTTTTATATGGCTTTCTCTTGTTTGGAGTGTTCTCGCTGTGCGAGCCGGGACTTTCAGCGGGAGAAATAGCAGGGCGTGTGTTTTCTCTGGGGGTAGCTATGGTATCTATCGGCATTAATATCGGCCATGAGCTTGGCCACCGTCAGAAAGCGTTGGAGCGTTTTCTGGCTAAGATGCTTTTGCTTCCTTCATTGCAGCTGCATTTTATCATTGAGCACAATCGGGGTCATCATAAAAGGGTGGCAACAGGAGAAGATCCGGCAACGGCAAGATATGGGGAATGGTTGTATAGCTTTTGGTTCCGTTCATGGATCGGAGGTTACATTTCTGCATGGAAGCTGGAGGCTGAACGTTTACGCAGAAAGGGCCTGCCGGCATTTTCACTTCGCAATGAGATGATCTGGTTTGAACTGATTCAGGCTGCCTGGGTGATTGGTCTGGGACTTGTTGCCGGATGGATGATTGCGTTGTATTTTGTCTTCGCAGCCCTTATCGCCAAGTTATTGCTGGAAACTATCAATTATATTGAGCATTATGGTTTATCCAGAAAAAAGACACAACACGGTTACGAGCGCGTGTTGCCTGTCCATTCATGGAATTCCAATCACTGGATAGGCAGGGTCATGTTGTTTGAGCTGACCCGGCACTCTGACCACCATTATAAAGCCTCCCGCAAATACCAGGTATTAAGACATTATGAGGATGTGCCTCAGATGCCAGCCGGCTATCCTGCCATGATTGTCCTGGCTTTGATTCCTCCGTTATGGATGTATATCATGCACAGGCAAATACGTAAAGTGCAGGCAATGCATCCTGCCGCAGTAGCAGCATAA
- a CDS encoding TetR family transcriptional regulator produces the protein MGRKPLKKSRRDAPEKKEQWARKLIPHFQKKGLRSSTMDEVARLLHISKATLYKYFSSREEIVALCVAQKLQDIGRFRDILTDKNKPFLERYFQSIEYLSQQLADISSTFLADLKSIFPDTWATVDAFIESALEIILNYYEEGIRIGALQKANPHLMVMTDRFFLMALSDPRFLNASGLSLQEAFRQYFKMKFFGIVKKPEQSSQK, from the coding sequence ATGGGCAGAAAACCTCTCAAAAAAAGCCGCAGAGATGCCCCTGAAAAAAAAGAACAATGGGCAAGGAAGCTCATCCCTCATTTCCAAAAAAAAGGTCTGCGTAGTTCTACCATGGATGAGGTTGCCCGCCTGCTGCACATCAGTAAGGCAACGCTCTATAAATATTTCAGTTCGCGGGAGGAAATCGTTGCCCTCTGTGTAGCACAAAAACTGCAGGACATCGGACGTTTCCGCGACATTCTCACCGACAAAAACAAGCCTTTTCTTGAACGATACTTTCAAAGCATTGAATACCTGTCGCAGCAACTGGCCGATATTTCCAGCACCTTTCTTGCTGATTTGAAATCCATCTTTCCAGACACATGGGCCACTGTAGATGCATTTATTGAATCAGCTCTGGAAATAATCCTAAACTATTATGAGGAAGGCATTCGCATAGGCGCACTGCAGAAAGCCAACCCGCATCTGATGGTGATGACCGATCGTTTTTTCCTGATGGCTCTTTCTGATCCGCGTTTTCTGAACGCATCCGGTCTCAGCCTGCAGGAAGCCTTCAGGCAGTATTTTAAAATGAAATTTTTTGGTATTGTGAAAAAGCCTGAGCAGTCATCGCAAAAGTGA
- a CDS encoding membrane protein has translation MQNKALLTILLLVLSNTFMTFAWYGHLKFREIKWLEGLGLLGVIVISWAIAFFEYCFQVPANRIGYQGNGGPFALVELKVIQEAITLAVFIVFSLVFFKTETFRLNHLLGFAFLILAVYFTFKK, from the coding sequence ATGCAAAATAAAGCGCTCCTGACCATTCTGCTTTTGGTCTTATCCAACACTTTTATGACTTTTGCTTGGTATGGGCACTTAAAGTTTCGCGAGATAAAATGGCTTGAGGGTCTGGGTTTGTTAGGTGTTATTGTAATAAGCTGGGCAATTGCCTTTTTTGAATATTGTTTTCAGGTGCCGGCCAATCGTATCGGCTATCAGGGCAATGGTGGTCCTTTTGCGCTGGTGGAGCTGAAAGTAATTCAGGAGGCCATTACACTGGCTGTTTTTATTGTTTTTTCGCTGGTGTTTTTTAAAACGGAAACATTCCGGCTTAATCATTTACTGGGCTTTGCATTTCTCATTTTAGCCGTGTACTTTACTTTTAAGAAGTAA
- a CDS encoding hypothetical protein (possible pseudo, frameshifted) — translation MMALTHRLTASQQKNLLDVLKDRFEKYPQRHSAIAWVDVQEKLLANPVRLWSLHEMERTGGEPDVTGMDAANRRIHFLRLLTGKSFGTQRTLLRSPGF, via the coding sequence ATGATGGCCTTAACACACAGACTTACCGCCAGCCAGCAAAAAAACCTTCTGGATGTGTTAAAAGACCGTTTTGAGAAATATCCCCAAAGACACAGCGCCATCGCATGGGTGGACGTGCAGGAAAAATTGCTGGCGAACCCTGTCAGGCTCTGGTCTCTGCATGAAATGGAACGCACCGGAGGCGAACCTGATGTAACCGGCATGGATGCAGCTAACCGGAGAATACATTTTCTGCGACTGCTCACCGGAAAGTCCTTCGGGACGCAGAGGACTCTGCTACGATCACCAGGCTTTTGA
- a CDS encoding hypothetical protein (possible pseudo, frameshifted), whose amino-acid sequence MAMATAMGAELLNEEQYCRLQESVRMDSRTSSWIKTPEAIRKLGGALFGDYRYGRVFIYHNSAESYYASRGFRCMLKV is encoded by the coding sequence ATGGCAATGGCCACTGCCATGGGAGCTGAATTACTAAACGAAGAACAATATTGCCGTTTGCAGGAATCTGTCAGGATGGATAGTCGCACTTCCAGTTGGATTAAAACCCCGGAAGCTATCCGCAAACTGGGAGGCGCTTTGTTTGGTGATTATCGCTACGGACGGGTTTTTATTTACCACAACAGCGCTGAATCTTACTATGCCTCGCGCGGATTTCGCTGCATGCTGAAAGTATAA
- a CDS encoding carbamoyltransferase — translation MITLGINGGFRPVYQDVSACLVVDGKVAAAVEEERLNRIKFSPGRLPYQSVKEVLQIAGLSIKDIELIGFHGSTWEPETELRVKEYFQNYFGYAPPLMRYHHHDCHCASAYYASGFDEALVISMDNSGDGISVQISTGKNGKLTLIERFARPNSLGLFYSLITQYCGFLKDSDEYKVMGLASYGDRNRFDFDWLIDFSEGVLRINTDYIISLPPGAPSPLRDEMIFNKKFPERMGAPRRIPGTAYTQFYKDVAASAQRHLENTVLKMLSYYSEKTGLRNLCMAGGVALNCVMNQKIMNAGFVDALFIQPAAGDAGISLGAAWLAALQAGDIPVKPDHTFHGSAFSKEHIQSVLDACHLTYRHTDDPADAAAALIADRKVIGWFQGQMEFGPRALGSRSILAHPGYAEMKDIVNRKIKFREAFRPFCPSVLEEDAGKYFSGKQPIAPYMTITYDVRKEMQACIPAVTHVDGTARIQTVNAVQHPLYYRLLKKLKEKTGHGVVLNTSFNLSHEPIVCTPRNAIATFFSSGLDALVIDNFIVEKPL, via the coding sequence ATGATTACCTTAGGCATTAATGGAGGTTTTCGTCCGGTTTATCAGGATGTCAGTGCCTGCCTTGTTGTAGACGGCAAGGTAGCGGCAGCCGTTGAGGAGGAGCGGCTCAACCGGATCAAGTTTTCACCCGGACGGTTGCCCTACCAGTCAGTAAAAGAAGTGTTGCAGATAGCTGGACTTTCCATCAAGGATATAGAGCTTATAGGGTTTCATGGCAGCACCTGGGAACCAGAGACAGAGCTACGAGTAAAAGAATATTTTCAGAATTATTTCGGCTATGCCCCTCCGCTGATGCGTTACCATCATCACGATTGCCACTGTGCCAGTGCATACTACGCTTCCGGCTTTGATGAGGCGCTGGTGATTTCCATGGACAATTCGGGTGATGGCATATCCGTTCAGATCAGTACCGGTAAAAACGGCAAGCTCACTTTGATAGAGCGTTTTGCCCGGCCCAATAGCCTGGGTTTGTTTTACTCCTTGATTACACAATATTGCGGATTCCTGAAAGACAGCGATGAATATAAAGTGATGGGCCTCGCTTCGTATGGGGATCGTAACCGTTTTGACTTTGACTGGCTGATTGATTTTTCTGAAGGTGTCCTGCGCATAAACACGGACTATATCATTTCATTGCCTCCGGGGGCACCCTCACCGTTGCGTGATGAAATGATTTTCAATAAAAAATTTCCTGAACGCATGGGTGCTCCCAGACGCATACCCGGCACAGCCTATACTCAGTTTTACAAAGACGTTGCTGCCTCAGCCCAACGTCATCTGGAAAACACGGTACTGAAAATGCTTAGCTACTATAGCGAAAAGACCGGTTTGCGCAACCTTTGCATGGCTGGCGGTGTAGCACTTAATTGTGTGATGAATCAGAAAATTATGAATGCCGGTTTTGTGGATGCGCTGTTTATTCAGCCCGCTGCCGGAGATGCAGGCATATCCCTCGGAGCGGCATGGTTAGCTGCTCTGCAAGCCGGGGATATTCCGGTAAAGCCCGACCATACTTTCCATGGTAGTGCATTTAGCAAAGAACACATACAATCCGTGCTGGATGCATGTCATCTTACTTACCGACACACGGATGACCCGGCTGATGCCGCTGCAGCGCTCATAGCAGACCGTAAAGTAATTGGCTGGTTTCAGGGACAGATGGAATTTGGACCCAGGGCACTGGGAAGCCGCAGCATTCTCGCCCATCCCGGATATGCTGAAATGAAAGACATCGTTAACAGAAAAATAAAATTCAGAGAGGCCTTTCGTCCGTTTTGCCCCAGTGTGCTGGAAGAAGATGCCGGAAAATATTTTTCCGGTAAACAGCCCATCGCCCCATACATGACTATTACTTATGATGTCAGAAAAGAAATGCAGGCTTGCATTCCGGCTGTTACCCATGTGGATGGCACAGCCAGAATTCAAACCGTAAATGCTGTCCAGCATCCGCTCTACTATCGCCTGCTGAAAAAATTGAAAGAAAAAACTGGTCATGGAGTGGTACTCAACACTTCATTTAATTTATCGCACGAACCCATAGTATGCACTCCACGTAATGCCATAGCTACTTTCTTTTCCAGCGGACTTGATGCTCTGGTAATAGATAATTTTATTGTGGAAAAACCACTCTGA
- the xapI gene encoding SAM-dependent methyltransferase — MRFFLETLLHVGKLQGKTPRLLFRALHAQRKLIGKVYDPIVELSSKYITGTTSPELPDSISIPFSHELPFYILKYPGYSSNVGRIAAAVHQKYPAFTFIDTGANIGDTIYMLRKYASFPVLCIEGDDYYYHILKRNASRFGQVKTVKSFVGAENTILEASSSRQGGTAHLQVTGKDHIHLKTIPAILQEHPEFTNSKMIKIDTDGHDGKIIRGAASYLTKVKPIIFFEYDPYFLSLCNDNGLSILHFLLRHGYQSALIYDNFGFLQDAVDLHDFKKLEYLDSKVQYKMGCFYYDICAFPAEEHDLYTTIWKTEAFYSRNGLS, encoded by the coding sequence ATGAGATTCTTTCTGGAGACCCTCCTTCATGTGGGGAAGCTGCAAGGAAAAACACCCCGACTTCTGTTCCGGGCTTTGCATGCGCAAAGAAAACTTATCGGTAAGGTATATGATCCGATAGTGGAACTAAGCAGCAAATACATCACCGGCACAACAAGTCCCGAATTGCCGGATTCTATATCCATCCCTTTTTCACACGAGCTTCCTTTTTATATATTAAAATATCCCGGCTACTCCTCCAATGTTGGCCGGATAGCAGCGGCAGTACATCAAAAATATCCGGCATTCACCTTTATTGATACAGGCGCCAATATAGGTGACACTATTTACATGCTGAGAAAGTATGCCAGCTTCCCCGTGCTTTGTATCGAGGGAGATGATTACTATTATCACATCCTGAAGCGCAATGCCTCGCGATTCGGACAGGTAAAAACCGTCAAATCTTTTGTCGGGGCAGAGAATACCATTCTGGAAGCATCAAGCAGCCGACAGGGTGGAACCGCACACCTGCAGGTTACCGGCAAAGACCATATTCATCTGAAAACGATTCCGGCTATTCTGCAAGAGCATCCCGAGTTTACAAACTCAAAAATGATAAAAATTGATACGGACGGTCATGACGGCAAAATTATTCGGGGCGCGGCAAGCTATCTGACAAAGGTTAAGCCCATTATTTTTTTTGAATATGACCCCTATTTTTTATCCCTCTGCAACGACAACGGATTGTCTATCCTGCACTTTCTGCTCCGACATGGATATCAATCGGCATTGATATACGACAACTTCGGATTTCTGCAGGACGCTGTAGACCTGCATGATTTTAAAAAACTTGAATACCTGGACAGTAAGGTTCAGTATAAAATGGGATGCTTTTATTATGATATCTGCGCCTTTCCTGCCGAAGAGCATGACCTGTACACTACCATTTGGAAAACCGAAGCATTCTATTCCAGAAACGGTCTCTCATGA